GCTCTGCATCGATCCCGCCGAAGCGGTGCGGCGGCTGGGGGCCGGTGCTGGAGCCGGCGAGCCGATCGCCGATGCCTTCCTTGTGCACGACCGTGCCATCGCCCGGCCGCTGGACGATTCGGTGCTGCAGGTGATCGACGGCCGCCCCGCCCTGCTGCGCCGGGCCCGCGGCTACGCCCCCGAGCCCCTGGCCCTCGGGCCGACGGCCGACGCGGCGGCTGCAGGGGTGCCCGGCGGCCTGGTGGCCTTGGGCGGTGATCTCAAAAGCGCGCCCGCCCTGGCTCTGGGGGGACGGGTGTGGCTCGCCCCCCACCTGGGGGACCTGGCCGAGGGGCGCCTGCTCTCCCGCCTGGTCGCCGGACTGGAGGCGATTGATCGGCGCTGGGGCGATGGGGTGGGGGCGATCGCCTGCGATGCCCATCCCGGCTATCTCAGCCACCAGCTCGCCGCCGCCCAGCGGTGGCCGCGGCATCCTGTGCAGCACCACCGGGCCCATGGCCTGGCGGTGCTGGCGGAGCACGGGCTGGCACCGCCGCTGCTGGCCTTCACCTGGGATGGTCTGGGGTACGCCCCGGCGCCCGAATCGGTGGCTGGGGAGTCGGCTGCTGGCGGCGGTGCCCGGCTCTGGGGCGGGGAGCTGCTGTTGCTGGGTGGATCCGGGGGCTTCCCCTGCGAGCGGCGGGTGGCCCTGCGGCCCTTCCCCCTGCCTGGGGGTGAGCGGGCGATGGAGGAACCCCGTCGGGCGGCCCTGGGGCTCCTGGCTGCCGCCGGGGCCGGGGCCATGGGGCATCCCGGGGCCCGCCATACCCTGGCCGCCTTCGCGGCCGACGAACGCCGCCTGCTGCTGCAGGCCATTGCCGGTGGCTGCAACAGTCCCCTGACCACCAGCATGGGCCGGCTGTTTGATGGGGTCGCCTCCCTGCTGAACCTGGTGCAGGTGCAGAGCCACGAGGGTGAGGGGGGCCTGCGGCTGCAGGGGGCGGCCTCCGCCGCTGCCGCTGCGGAAGTCCTCGCCCCTGGCGTCCCCGGGGACTGGTCCCTCCCCCTGGTGCCACCCGGGGCCGTCGCGGCTGCCGGCGCCGATGGGCCGACCCTGGGCTGGCTCGACTGGGAACCGCTGCTGCTGGCGCTGCTGGCGGCGATCGCGGCCGGCACGTCGGCGAGCGTCTGTGCCGCCCGCTTCCACCACGCCCTGGTGGCGGCCCTGGCCGGGACGGCCGCCATCGCCGCGGCGGACCTGGCGGCCACCGCACCGACCCCCGCCGAGGGCGTGCCCGTGGCCCTGGCCGGGGGATGCTTCCAGAACCGGCTGCTGCTGGAGGGGGCGATCGGCGCCCTGCGGGCCCGGGGGTTGCGACCGTTCTGGCCAGAGCTCGTGCCATGCAATGACGGTGGGCTGGCCCTCGGCCAGCTCTGGGCGGCGGCGGGGCCGTGGGCAGATCCGGCCGGCGGGCCTACAACCATGGGGAGAGACCACGCGCCGTGATCCGCCCATGTGCCTGGCCGTGCCTGCTCGCATCCTCTCGATCCGGATCCAGCCGCCGGCGGGCGATCCCGGACCGGCGGGGGCCGAAGCCGCCGCAGACGATGACGGCCTCTGGCGCATGGCCGAGGTGGATTTCGGCGGGGTGCGCCAGCAGGTGAGCCTGGCCTGTCTGCCCGAGGCGGCCGTCGGCGATCGGGTGCTGGTGCACGTGGGCCTGGCCCTCAGCCTCGTCGAGGACGACCCCGCATGACCATCACCGTCGATGGCAACGAGGCCGTGGCGCTCGTGGCCTACCGCCTCAACGAGGCCATCGCCATCTATCCGATCACCCCCGCCTCGCCGATGGGGGAGTGGGCCGACGCCTGGAACACCGAAGGCCGCCCCAACCTCTGGGGCACGGTGCCGGCGGTGGTGGAGCTGCAGAGCGAGGCCGGCGCCGCCGGCACCGTCCACGGGGCCCTGCAGGCGGGGGTACTGACCACCACCTTCACGGCCTCCCAGGGGCTGCTGCTGATGGTGCCCAACCTCTACAAGCTGGCCGGCGAGCTCACCCCCGCCGTGCTGCACGTGGCGGCCCGCTCCCTGGCGGCCCAGGGGCTCTCGATCTTCGGCGACCACAGCGACGTGATGGCCTGCCGCGGCACGGGCTGCGTCATCCTCTGTTCCGCCTCGGTGCAGGAGGCCGGCGACTTCGCCGCCATCGCCACCCGGGCGAGCCTGAAGGGGCGGCTGCCGTTCCTGCACATGTTCGACGGCTTCCGCACCTCCCACGAGATCCAGAAGATCGAGCCCATCGCCGATGAGATGCTCCACGCCCTGATGCCGATGGAGGCGGTGGCGGCCCACCGCCACAGGGCCCTCTCCCCCGACCATCCGGTGCTGCGCGGCACGGCCCAGAACCCGGACGTCTACTTCCAGGCGCGCGAGTCGGTGAACCGCTTCTACGACGCCCTCCCCGGCCACCTGTTGGAGGCGATGGAGCGCTTCGCCGGCCTCACCGGCCGCCATTACGGGCTCTACGAGTACGTGGGGGCCGCCGACGCTGAGCGGGTGGTGGTGCTGATGGGCTCCGGCTGCGAGACCGCCGCGGAGACCGCCCTGGCCCTGAACGCCGCCGGCGAACGGCTGGGGGTGCTCAAGGTGCGCCTATTCCGCCCCTTCGTGGCGGCTCTGTTCGCCGCCGCCCTGCCGCCGACGGTGCAATCCCTGGCGGTGCTCGACCGCTGCAAGGAGCCGGGGGCCGGCGGTGAACCCCTCTACCTCGATGCGGTGGCCGCCCTCAGTGAGGAGTGGCAGTCCTGCCACGGCGATCGCCCCCTGCCGCGGGTGGTGGGCGGCCGCTACGGCCTCTCCTCCAAGGAGTTCACCCCGGCCATGGTGAAGGCGGTGTTCGACAACCTCCGCGCCGAGCGGCCCCGCAACCACTTCACGGTCGGCATCGACGACGACGTCACCCACCGATCGCTGCCCGTCGCGGCGGACTTCCACGTGGATGGGCCCGACCAGGTGCGGGCCGTGTTCTACGGCCTGGGCTCGGACGGCACCGTGGGGGGCAACAAGGCCACGATCAAGATCATCGGGGAGCAGACCGACCTGTTCGCCCAGGCCTACTTCGTCTACGACTCCAAGAAGTCGGGGTCGGTCACGGTGTCGCACCTGCGCTTCGGCCCCCGGCCGATCCGCGCCCCGTACCTGATCGAGCGGCCCACCCTGGTGGCCTGCCACCAGTGGGATTTCGTCGACCGCTTCGACCTGCTGGCCGGCCTGGACGCCGGTGGGGTGCTGCTGCTCAACAGCCCCTTCCCGATCGAGGAGAGCTGGCGGCGGATGCCGGCGGCGCTGCGCTGCGGCATCCGCGAGCGGGGGCTGGCGGTGTGGCTGATCAACGCCTACCGGGTGGCCCGGGAGGCCGGGATGGGGAACCACATCAACACGGTGATGCAGGCCTGCTTCTTCGCCGTCAGCGGCGTGCTGCCGCGGGAGGAGGCGATCGAGCAGATCCGTGCCTCGCTGCGCAAGACCTACGGCCGCAAGGGGGAGGCGGTGGTGGCCATGAACCTGCGCGCCCTCGACGCCAGCCTCGAGCACCTCCAGCCCCTCGACTGGCGCCAGCTGCCGGCGGAAGACGACCTCCCGCCACCGGCCCCTGTGGCCGACCGTCTCGCCGACGCTCCGTTGTTCGTGCGGGAGGTGATCGCCCCCCTGCTGGAGCGGCGCGGCGATGCCCTGCCCGTCAGCGCCCTGCCCTGCGACGGCACCTGGCCCACGGGCACGGCCCAGTGGGAGAAGCGCAACATCGCCGAGACCGTGCCGGTGTGGGAGAGCGACCTCTGCGTGCAGTGCGGCAAGTGCGTCATGGTCTGCCCCCATGCGGTGATCCGAGCCAAGGCGGTGGCGCCGGAGGCGCTGGTGGGCGCACCGCAGGGCTTCCGCCAGGCCCCGGCCCGCGACCCGGACCTGGCGGGCCGCAGCTTCACGATCCAGGTGGCCGTGGAGGACTGCACCGGCTGCGCGCTGTGCGTGGAGGTCTGCCCGGCCCGCGACCGCACCGAGCCGAAGCGCAAGGCGATCAACATGGCGCCCCAGCGCCCCCTGCGGGAGGCGGGCCGGGGCCACTGGGACTATTTCCTGGGGCTGCCCGAGATGGCCCGCGCCGACCTCAACCTGCACAGGATCGGCCAGCAGCAGCTGCAGCAGCCCCTGTTCGAGTTCTCCGGCGCCTGCGGCGGCTGCGGCGAAACGCCCTATCTCAAGCTGGCCAGTCAGCTGTTCGGCGACCGCATGCTGGTGGCCAACGCCACGGGCTGCTCCTCCATCTACGGCGGCAACCTGCCCACCACCCCCTGGAGCATGAATGCCGAGGGGCGTGGTCCGGCCTGGAGCAATTCTCTCTTCGAGGACAACGCCGAGTTCGGCCTTGGCATGCGCGTGGCGATCGACCAACAGCGCCAGATGGCCCTCGAGCTGCTGGAGCGGCTGGGGCCGGCGCCGGAGCGGGGCGACTCCCTGCTCCCCGGGGCCCTGGTGGCGGCGATCCGCGACGGCGACCAGCACGACGAGGCCGGCATCGTCGCCCAGCGCCAGCGGGTGGAGGAGCTCAAGCGGCTGCTGCACGCTGTGGCACCCCAGGGCCCCTGGGCCGCCACTCCCCGGGACGGCCAGGCCGCCCGTCTGCTGGATCTGGCCGATGCCCTGGTCAAGAAGAGCGTCTGGCTGGTGGGGGGCGACGGCTGGGCCTACGACATCGGCTTCGGCGGCCTCGACCACGTGCTGGCCAGCGGCCGGGATGTCAACGCCCTGGTGCTCGACACCGAGGTGTACTCCAACACCGGCGGCCAGATGTCGAAGGCCACCCCCCGGGCGGCGGTGGCCAAGTACGCCGCCGGCGGCAAGGCCGCCCCCAAGAAGGATCTTGGGCTGATGATGATGAGCTACGGCACGGTCTACGTGGCCAGCGTGGCCATGGGGGCCCGCGATGAGCACACGGTGCGGGCGTTCCTGGAGGCGGAGAGCTACCCGGGGCCGTCGCTGATCCTGGCCTACTCCCACTGCATCGCCCACGGCATCGACATGGCCCGGGGCATGGAGCAGCAGAAGGTGGCGGTGGACTCCGGCCGCTGGTTGCTCTACCGCTACGACCCGCGCCGCACCGACCGGGGCGAGCACCCGCTGCAGATCGACAGCCGGGGTCAGAAGCGACCCCTGGCCGAAGCGATGGCCACGGAGAACCGGTTCCGCATGCTCTCCTTCAGCCAGCCGGAGCGGGCCCGGGCCCTGGCCCGCCAGGCCGAGCTGGAGGTGGCCCGGCGCTGGGCCATCTACCGGGCCCTCGCCGGCACTCCGACGGGCCCCGAGGCGAGCCCCCAGGCCCATTCCCCGATGGAGGCACCGGCATGACCCGTCCCGATCTGTCCGTCACCTACCTGGGCCTGGAGCTGCGCAGCCCCCTGGTGGTGGGGGCCGCGGCGCCCCTGAGCGAGGACATCGACCAGTTGCTGCGGCTGGAGGAGGCCGGCGCCGCCGCTGTGGTGTTGCATTCGCTGTTCGAGGAGCA
This genomic stretch from Cyanobium gracile PCC 6307 harbors:
- the hypF gene encoding carbamoyltransferase HypF, which gives rise to MPPLAGRAQLHLECRGVVQGVGFRPLVHHLASDLDLRGEVENGPGAVCLRLEGDRRSLEMFLRRLPQQLPPGARLEPLAPVWSAAAGPAAGPLRAGVRILAGQARPLSIDLIASSLVADRAPCRACLAELADPADRRFGYPFISCCDCGPRFSIATAEPWARAQTTLAPFALCPACHREFEEPTDRRFHAETIACPACGPRLAFLDASGVPLAGYTTGDGASPRALIRVCCDLLAAGKVLALQGVGGFQLLVDAANPTAVALLRRRKRRPAKPFALLVAEAGALAPFCAIDAAERRALADPAAPIVLLRRRPGAATALPGVAPGSPCLGAMLPASPLHHLLAREFGRPLVATSGNPSGEPLCIDPAEAVRRLGAGAGAGEPIADAFLVHDRAIARPLDDSVLQVIDGRPALLRRARGYAPEPLALGPTADAAAAGVPGGLVALGGDLKSAPALALGGRVWLAPHLGDLAEGRLLSRLVAGLEAIDRRWGDGVGAIACDAHPGYLSHQLAAAQRWPRHPVQHHRAHGLAVLAEHGLAPPLLAFTWDGLGYAPAPESVAGESAAGGGARLWGGELLLLGGSGGFPCERRVALRPFPLPGGERAMEEPRRAALGLLAAAGAGAMGHPGARHTLAAFAADERRLLLQAIAGGCNSPLTTSMGRLFDGVASLLNLVQVQSHEGEGGLRLQGAASAAAAAEVLAPGVPGDWSLPLVPPGAVAAAGADGPTLGWLDWEPLLLALLAAIAAGTSASVCAARFHHALVAALAGTAAIAAADLAATAPTPAEGVPVALAGGCFQNRLLLEGAIGALRARGLRPFWPELVPCNDGGLALGQLWAAAGPWADPAGGPTTMGRDHAP
- a CDS encoding HypC/HybG/HupF family hydrogenase formation chaperone, with the protein product MPARILSIRIQPPAGDPGPAGAEAAADDDGLWRMAEVDFGGVRQQVSLACLPEAAVGDRVLVHVGLALSLVEDDPA
- the nifJ gene encoding pyruvate:ferredoxin (flavodoxin) oxidoreductase; translated protein: MTITVDGNEAVALVAYRLNEAIAIYPITPASPMGEWADAWNTEGRPNLWGTVPAVVELQSEAGAAGTVHGALQAGVLTTTFTASQGLLLMVPNLYKLAGELTPAVLHVAARSLAAQGLSIFGDHSDVMACRGTGCVILCSASVQEAGDFAAIATRASLKGRLPFLHMFDGFRTSHEIQKIEPIADEMLHALMPMEAVAAHRHRALSPDHPVLRGTAQNPDVYFQARESVNRFYDALPGHLLEAMERFAGLTGRHYGLYEYVGAADAERVVVLMGSGCETAAETALALNAAGERLGVLKVRLFRPFVAALFAAALPPTVQSLAVLDRCKEPGAGGEPLYLDAVAALSEEWQSCHGDRPLPRVVGGRYGLSSKEFTPAMVKAVFDNLRAERPRNHFTVGIDDDVTHRSLPVAADFHVDGPDQVRAVFYGLGSDGTVGGNKATIKIIGEQTDLFAQAYFVYDSKKSGSVTVSHLRFGPRPIRAPYLIERPTLVACHQWDFVDRFDLLAGLDAGGVLLLNSPFPIEESWRRMPAALRCGIRERGLAVWLINAYRVAREAGMGNHINTVMQACFFAVSGVLPREEAIEQIRASLRKTYGRKGEAVVAMNLRALDASLEHLQPLDWRQLPAEDDLPPPAPVADRLADAPLFVREVIAPLLERRGDALPVSALPCDGTWPTGTAQWEKRNIAETVPVWESDLCVQCGKCVMVCPHAVIRAKAVAPEALVGAPQGFRQAPARDPDLAGRSFTIQVAVEDCTGCALCVEVCPARDRTEPKRKAINMAPQRPLREAGRGHWDYFLGLPEMARADLNLHRIGQQQLQQPLFEFSGACGGCGETPYLKLASQLFGDRMLVANATGCSSIYGGNLPTTPWSMNAEGRGPAWSNSLFEDNAEFGLGMRVAIDQQRQMALELLERLGPAPERGDSLLPGALVAAIRDGDQHDEAGIVAQRQRVEELKRLLHAVAPQGPWAATPRDGQAARLLDLADALVKKSVWLVGGDGWAYDIGFGGLDHVLASGRDVNALVLDTEVYSNTGGQMSKATPRAAVAKYAAGGKAAPKKDLGLMMMSYGTVYVASVAMGARDEHTVRAFLEAESYPGPSLILAYSHCIAHGIDMARGMEQQKVAVDSGRWLLYRYDPRRTDRGEHPLQIDSRGQKRPLAEAMATENRFRMLSFSQPERARALARQAELEVARRWAIYRALAGTPTGPEASPQAHSPMEAPA